Within Limisalsivibrio acetivorans, the genomic segment ATCACCGGTGAAAACAAGGTATTTGACGAAGGTTTCATAGATCTTTCGTGTGAAAAGCTGTGTTCCGCCGAAACCTGGCACTATCCCCAGCTTTACCTCGGGAAAGGCGAAGGATGAGCCTTTGGTGGTGAGTATGATATCCGAGGCAAGGGCTATCTCAAATCCAGGCCCGAATGCCTCGCCGTCTATGGAGGATATAAGGGGCTTCTTCAATTCACGCATCCCCTTTATAAGCCTCTGCCCACGCACAGCATAGGCTCTGGCCTCCTTAAGGCCGAAATCGTTAAGATCCTCCACAGGCCTGCCTATGCAGAAACGACCCTCACGCCCCTTAAGGACAATAACGTCAACAGCCCTATCCCCCTCAAGGCGAAGGAGTTCCTCGGCCAGTAAAGAGGGATCGCCGCAAGTTCCGCCCAACGTTATAACGGCGATTCCGTTTCCGGTTTCGGTTTCAAAACAGTTCATCTAGCCCCCTTGTACAATAACTATTGCGAGCATCAGAAAGATAATAAGGCACATCAGCGAATACCTGAATGAGCCCTTCATGAGAAAATGCACCATCATATAGAAAAGCCCGCAGAGGGGCGTGATTATAAGAACGAGTACGCCTGCGTAAAGGGTCTGCACGGGATCGAAGGAGACAAGCCCTGAGAACATCTCCCCAAGATCTGTATACGGCGTATGCTCCATATCCGCATGGAGGAAGAGCCCCTCCCCGATGCCGATTATCATGAGAGCCACACTCAGAAGCCCGCCGGACTTAAGGACAACAGACAGGTTCCTTTCCATCATTGCAGCCCCTTTATAAACATCTGCAGTGCAACAAAAAGCAGGAACAGGATAAATATCAGCTTTACCTTCTTATCGGTAACCTTAGTGAGCTTTCTTGTGGCATATCTTGAACCGAAGAGAACCCCCACAACCATAGAACCGGCCACAAGCGGATTAACATACCCTGCCCTGAAATAGGCGATGCACCCTGCGGCGGCGGTGAAACCTATCATAAAATTGCTGGTAGCCGTTGCCACACGTATGGGGATACAGCTGACTATATTCATGGCTGGCACCTTGAATATCCCGCCACCAACGCCTAGCATGCCGGAAATAAGCCCCGCCGCTCCAGAAACGCCGAGGGTGGGTGCGATCCTTTTCACGCAGTAGTTCACATGCACTCCCCTCGACTCATCATAATAAAAAGAATCGAGAGCTCCGCTCCCCTCTTCCTGTTCAAGTGCTTCGGAGGGCTGGGATTTCTTCCACATGAAAACTGCTGTAACAACCATAACAAAGGCAAAAACAAGAGAGAGGGGTTTCTCGGGTATGGAGACGCTTATGAAACTGCCGATGATTGCGCCGAAGACCGTAACCAGCTCGAGGGTAACGGCGTATCGTATATTGATGATCTCCTTGCGCAGGTTCACCGAGGCAACCATGATGCTCCCCGCTATGATAGCCACAAGGGATGAGGCTATAGCCTCATGGATTGGATAGCCGAAGACAAGGACCAGAACAGGTACAATCAATGCACCGCCGCCAAGCCCCAACAGGTATCCGATAACCCCCACTGCGAAACCCATAATAAGGAGAAGCAATATCTCAATCATTACCAAGATATAAGACAGGGGGGTGCTAAAGTCAAGCGGGGTTATACTCGCTGGCGTTTCCTCTTCTCAGGGTGTCCTTAAGCTGGGAGGGTGTCGTGGTTCTAAGCAGATCGTCACGCTTCTTCCTAGCCTCGTCCATGGCGCCCTTCCCCGTAGGGTCGTGCTCCTTGAGCTCATGGTAGCCGTTCTCCACAGAGGCCTTAACGAATCTCTCCGCCTCCCTGCGGAAGATGGTGCAGTGTTCTTTAAAACTCGGCATGCTCATCATCTTATAAGCCTTAACCATATCCTGAAGACGGAACATCTTCTGATAGTATACCGCACGACGGATCGACATAGCCTCACGGTAAAAGTAATCCCTGTCCACACCCATTACACGCAGGAAGAGCTCGCCGTTTATATGCGCATCATCAATGAGGCTCAGCAAACGCCCACGATACTTGTTGTTATGGAGCGCCTCCTCCGCATACTCAAGGAGAAGGTGAGAACTCATCCTACCCTTGCCCATATAGAGCATGTGCTGGGGTACAAAGCTGTTGTGGGCGATGATATCCGCAGAGAGATGGGCGGCGTAGCCGTGGGCAAAAGCCTTCTCCGCATCGGTTTCCGCACCCTTAAACAAACGGCTTACAGTGCGCCATGAATGGGTCTCCATCGACCTTTTAACCGATGAAAAGTCCTTCAGGAAGTTGAAGAAATCGGGGAATATATTCCCGAGCAGAAAGTGTACGGGATAGCTTCTGAGTACAAGCATATCCGTATCTGCCAGTATCTTCGTTCCCATGGCTATATGTGTCTGAAAGCCCCACGCAAGGGCGTTTTCAGGAAGGAATATCAAAAAAGCGGTGAAAACCGCTGCTGCACGTATTATCATAATTATAGATAATAGTCCTAATACTGAATTGGTCAATCCCCGTTGACAAAATCAATTAGGATAATTATGGTGTTATTATAATTAATCGATTGTAGCCCCAAGAGAGAGGGGTTTAAGACCTTTATTGGAGGTGGAATCATGAAAGAGAGAGCACTTGAGTTAAGGAAAGAGATCGTTCACATGAAGGATGCGTGGGAGGAGCTCACCATCGGAGAAAGAAACGTTGTAGAAGACATGGAAAAGGAACTTGATAAACTCACCAGTGATATGAACGATATCGACCGCCAGTGGGTCGAGAATGAGTTCGGCAAGTGGTACGAGAAATATCTTGAGGTTGAAACCAAGGTGTTCATTAAGCCCCATGAAGGTTAATGCGGTTTGCCAAATCCCCCTTTTGGTGCGTATTATATAGATGCACTACATAATAAAGGGGAGGCATAGTGTATGCGTTTTATAAAGATAATATCGATCGCCCTTATCATTGGCGGCTTGGCCTGTGCTCCTGTTAAGCAGGGGAGAACCATTGATGATGCGAGCAAAGTGTACTTTACCCAGTACAGCTTCTATTACGTTAACTCAAGCCACAAGACCACCAACTACCGTGGTGGGAAGCTTCTGCCCGTAAACACTCCTGTGAGGGTTGTATCCTTCGGCGGCAAAGATATTCTGGGGCATGGAACCTATGTTATCCAGACCGTTGAGGGTAACAGGAAGATTACAGTTGTAAACTTCAAGTCCGAGACGGGTAA encodes:
- a CDS encoding enoyl-CoA hydratase/isomerase family protein, with the protein product MNCFETETGNGIAVITLGGTCGDPSLLAEELLRLEGDRAVDVIVLKGREGRFCIGRPVEDLNDFGLKEARAYAVRGQRLIKGMRELKKPLISSIDGEAFGPGFEIALASDIILTTKGSSFAFPEVKLGIVPGFGGTQLFTRKIYETFVKYLVFTGDAVSAAEMRERGIVNRVFDTSEELRAYTDELAERMSKRSSFALGLAKETINAGIGMDLDKALLLEQNAFTFSFSSPDKKEGMGAFIEKRRPDFKVRWEDISFEDKE
- a CDS encoding DUF1634 domain-containing protein, with translation MERNLSVVLKSGGLLSVALMIIGIGEGLFLHADMEHTPYTDLGEMFSGLVSFDPVQTLYAGVLVLIITPLCGLFYMMVHFLMKGSFRYSLMCLIIFLMLAIVIVQGG
- a CDS encoding sulfite exporter TauE/SafE family protein, whose translation is MIEILLLLIMGFAVGVIGYLLGLGGGALIVPVLVLVFGYPIHEAIASSLVAIIAGSIMVASVNLRKEIINIRYAVTLELVTVFGAIIGSFISVSIPEKPLSLVFAFVMVVTAVFMWKKSQPSEALEQEEGSGALDSFYYDESRGVHVNYCVKRIAPTLGVSGAAGLISGMLGVGGGIFKVPAMNIVSCIPIRVATATSNFMIGFTAAAGCIAYFRAGYVNPLVAGSMVVGVLFGSRYATRKLTKVTDKKVKLIFILFLLFVALQMFIKGLQ
- a CDS encoding zinc dependent phospholipase C family protein; the encoded protein is MIIRAAAVFTAFLIFLPENALAWGFQTHIAMGTKILADTDMLVLRSYPVHFLLGNIFPDFFNFLKDFSSVKRSMETHSWRTVSRLFKGAETDAEKAFAHGYAAHLSADIIAHNSFVPQHMLYMGKGRMSSHLLLEYAEEALHNNKYRGRLLSLIDDAHINGELFLRVMGVDRDYFYREAMSIRRAVYYQKMFRLQDMVKAYKMMSMPSFKEHCTIFRREAERFVKASVENGYHELKEHDPTGKGAMDEARKKRDDLLRTTTPSQLKDTLRRGNASEYNPA